In the Streptomyces sp. WMMC940 genome, ATCGTCCAGATCGTCTTCACCGGTTGTCTGTTCACCCTGAACGGCACCATCGGAGTGAACGAGTTCTCGTACCTGATGCCGTCCCGCTGGGCGGTCGCCGCGGCCGGCGCCACCCTGGACCTCAACAGGATCAGGCCCGACCAGGACGACCCCGGCAACACCGACCCGCTCTGGGACCACGAGGTCGGTGCCTGGGGCCTGGACATGGCCGCCCTGCTGGCGCTGGGCGCGCTGTGCGGCTTCCTGGTGGCCCGCTTCCTGCGCCGCCACGAGCCGGAGGTCATGCGCAAGTAGCGCCACTCCCTCCCGCCCGTCCTCCGGGCGGGAGGGGGACGCCGGAGGGCGGCACCCGCGATCGGGTGCCGCCCTCCGGCGCATGTGTGTCCTGCTCGCCGCGTCCGTCAGTAGGCGCTGTTGACGTTGTCGATCGAGCCGTAGCGGTCGGCCGCGTAGTTGCAGGCGGCGACGATGTTGGCGACCGGGTCGTACTGGTCCTTGGCGGTGCCGGGGACGTGGTACGCGTCGAAGGTCGGCTTGATGACCTGCAGCAGACCCTTCGACGGGACGCCGTTGACGGCGTTGATGTCCCAGTTGTTGATCGCACGCGGGTTGCCGCTGGACTCGCGCATCACGTTCTTGTGGATGCCGTGGTAGGTGCCCGGGATGTTGTGCTTCTTCATGATGTCCAGGGCCTCGCGGATCCAGCCGTCCAGGTTGTTCGCGTAGACGGGCTTGCGGTCGGCGGCGCGGCTGGCGGCCTGCTCGACGGCGCGCTTCTTGGCGGCGGCCTTGGCGGCGGCGACGGCCTTCGCCTTCGCCTCGGCGGCGGCCCGGGCCTTGGCGGCGGCGGCCTTGGCGTTCGCGGCGGCCTGGGTCTTCGCCTGGGCGGCGGCCTTGGCCTGGGCGGCGGTGAAGGCGTTCTGCTCGGCGATGCTGGTCTGCAGCGCGGTGGCCTTCGCGGTGTCGACGGTCGTCGACCAGGCGACCTCGGAGGCCGGCGCGGCCTGCGTCTCGGTTCCGGCGACGGCGTTGCCCGGGACGAGCGAGAACGCGAGGGCGGAGGCGCCAACGGCGGCCACACCGGCAATCGAGAACTTGTGGGTCTTGGACATACGGCGGAAACCGGGGGTGCGGGACGCGGACATGCGAGACGTACCTCTTCGAATAGCGGGGGTCGCTTCGGCCGGGGCGGCGCAGCGCCTGCTCGGCGGCGACGGACGCAATTCTTAGCGGCCGCAAAATGCTGTGGCAAAGGTGTGACATACGATCCGGGGTAGTGGACCTGGAACCCCCAAAATCGGACAAGTCGCTCAGCTTGGCCTGCTCACATGTCCTTTATGTATCCACTAGCGCGCTTCGTAAGTGATGTGCGTCCTATGTGCGGGCTCACATCTCACCACCGTCAGGCTCACGATCCGTTGCTCCAGCAATGCGCTCCGTGAGTGTCTGGTCCGGAAGGATGAGGTGGACGTCGCCGAACTCGTGCCAGAGGTAGAGACGTCGTACCGCCTCCGTGTAACTCCTG is a window encoding:
- a CDS encoding transglycosylase SLT domain-containing protein translates to MSASRTPGFRRMSKTHKFSIAGVAAVGASALAFSLVPGNAVAGTETQAAPASEVAWSTTVDTAKATALQTSIAEQNAFTAAQAKAAAQAKTQAAANAKAAAAKARAAAEAKAKAVAAAKAAAKKRAVEQAASRAADRKPVYANNLDGWIREALDIMKKHNIPGTYHGIHKNVMRESSGNPRAINNWDINAVNGVPSKGLLQVIKPTFDAYHVPGTAKDQYDPVANIVAACNYAADRYGSIDNVNSAY